A portion of the Aquicoccus sp. G2-2 genome contains these proteins:
- a CDS encoding glycosyltransferase family 4 protein: MRILFVIPHPVEGPSSRFRVFQYVPYLEQHGVECTIRPFVSSAQVNELYRDGNLFKKIALTLGGLARRMRDIAHAGSHDAVFVLREAFALGPPFVESALARRAKAMIFDFDDAIYAPALAYRNPIDRLRDWSKTGKVIARSDTVIAGSRYLADYAARTATGKIEILPTVVDHEVYCPNPDKPKNHVTLGWIGTPRGSHYVADMMPVFKRLVSAHPQLRMVFIGCAPFDTEGLPIEFREWSLEREPADTASFDIGIMPLTDDEETRGKCGFKLIQYMSCGVAAVASPVGANNEIIEGSVSGLFASTPEQWHGALDRLIRDDRFRETLAENGRARAIAHYSLSHTAPEFLRILRETLDRATRRA, translated from the coding sequence ATGCGTATTCTTTTTGTCATTCCACACCCTGTAGAGGGACCATCCAGCCGGTTCAGAGTGTTTCAATACGTGCCCTATCTCGAACAGCACGGTGTCGAGTGCACGATCCGGCCTTTCGTAAGTTCGGCCCAGGTGAACGAGCTATATCGCGACGGCAACCTGTTCAAGAAGATCGCACTAACCTTGGGCGGGTTGGCGAGGCGGATGCGCGATATCGCCCATGCCGGGTCACATGACGCGGTTTTCGTGCTGCGAGAGGCGTTCGCGCTCGGCCCGCCGTTTGTTGAAAGCGCGCTGGCGCGACGGGCGAAAGCGATGATCTTCGATTTCGACGATGCGATCTACGCACCCGCACTCGCTTACCGAAACCCGATCGACCGGCTACGCGACTGGTCAAAGACCGGCAAGGTGATCGCGCGGTCTGATACGGTGATTGCCGGCAGCCGATACTTGGCGGACTACGCGGCCAGAACCGCGACCGGGAAAATCGAGATACTGCCGACGGTTGTCGATCACGAGGTCTACTGTCCAAACCCCGACAAGCCGAAGAACCATGTGACGCTCGGCTGGATCGGAACGCCGCGCGGCTCGCATTATGTTGCGGACATGATGCCGGTGTTCAAACGTCTTGTATCCGCGCACCCTCAATTGCGAATGGTCTTCATCGGATGCGCGCCCTTCGATACCGAAGGCTTGCCGATCGAGTTCCGCGAGTGGTCGCTTGAGCGCGAGCCTGCCGATACCGCGAGCTTCGACATCGGAATCATGCCGCTGACGGATGACGAGGAAACCCGCGGCAAATGCGGCTTCAAGCTGATCCAGTACATGAGTTGTGGTGTTGCTGCGGTTGCCAGCCCCGTCGGCGCCAATAACGAGATCATAGAAGGCAGCGTATCCGGCCTGTTTGCCAGCACGCCGGAGCAATGGCACGGCGCGCTGGATCGGCTCATCCGCGACGATAGGTTCCGCGAAACCCTTGCTGAAAACGGGCGCGCGCGTGCCATCGCGCATTATTCCCTGAGCCACACAGCGCCCGAATTCCTGCGCATCCTGCGTGAAACCCTTGATCGGGCAACGCGGCGTGCCTGA
- a CDS encoding oligosaccharide flippase family protein: MKPLIGQRGVPERAKSRSANRHVLRDSGLYFGAQLGARALNFVYFILLARTLPTDEFGLLNYVLTVIVTLDIIVDLGLSRHAMREISKYPDQAADFLSRLLPFKMAAAAAVYVVYCIWVLSLHQPMTYTLIAFFSATGLFSTAPAMLLENVVQAHHRFALISGANVALAVVQFLLGGGILLLGGSTVAISLGFAVTYFVYASIMASEVLRLGIKFRPAIAPIAVLRSLPSSLPYLVSAIIILLAIRAEFLVLGYFGTPVELGLFGMAVKVVEAGMLLPLALGAVMSPRFAKGHAQVRDQLQRLYFSGFQVLLLLALAAVLAALVMVPLVPLVLNEPEFDGIDHILRILFIGYPAACIYIFNTAFLFGAARQRRPLALMLLLAALQIIINVMLQSQYGMIGAAMSFTLFMGLAAVISTLFILILYTGVSGFYQSLATPVASAVIAFGAYMILNQAPETWRLIGALAAFSLSAIAIRVSFPKLTGHIDLSI, encoded by the coding sequence GTGAAACCCTTGATCGGGCAACGCGGCGTGCCTGAACGCGCCAAAAGCCGCAGTGCCAACCGGCACGTCCTGCGTGACAGCGGGCTCTATTTCGGGGCCCAGCTCGGCGCGCGGGCATTGAATTTCGTTTATTTCATCCTGCTGGCGCGCACGCTTCCGACGGATGAATTCGGGCTGCTGAACTATGTGCTCACGGTCATCGTTACACTCGATATCATTGTCGATCTGGGTCTGTCTCGCCATGCCATGCGTGAGATCTCCAAATACCCCGACCAGGCAGCCGATTTCCTGTCCCGCCTGTTGCCTTTCAAGATGGCCGCCGCGGCGGCCGTTTACGTGGTTTACTGCATCTGGGTTCTGTCTCTCCATCAGCCCATGACCTATACGTTGATCGCGTTCTTTTCGGCCACCGGCCTTTTTTCCACCGCCCCCGCGATGCTGTTGGAGAACGTGGTGCAAGCGCATCACCGTTTCGCGCTGATCTCGGGCGCGAATGTGGCGTTGGCAGTGGTTCAGTTCCTGCTCGGCGGGGGAATCTTGTTGCTGGGCGGATCGACTGTGGCGATTTCGCTTGGTTTTGCGGTCACCTACTTCGTCTATGCCAGCATCATGGCGAGCGAGGTCTTGCGGCTGGGAATAAAGTTCCGCCCTGCGATTGCGCCGATAGCGGTGCTGCGCAGCCTGCCCTCATCCCTGCCTTACCTGGTGTCTGCGATTATTATTCTTCTGGCGATTCGAGCCGAATTTCTCGTTCTAGGCTACTTCGGAACGCCCGTCGAGCTGGGGCTGTTCGGTATGGCGGTCAAGGTTGTCGAGGCGGGGATGCTTCTCCCGCTCGCACTTGGCGCGGTGATGTCGCCGCGCTTTGCCAAGGGGCATGCTCAGGTGCGCGATCAGTTGCAGCGTCTCTATTTTTCGGGATTTCAGGTTCTTCTGTTGCTGGCGCTGGCTGCCGTGCTTGCTGCGCTTGTGATGGTGCCGCTCGTGCCTTTGGTCCTGAACGAGCCGGAGTTCGACGGGATCGACCATATCCTGCGGATCCTGTTCATCGGTTATCCGGCCGCTTGCATCTATATTTTCAACACCGCATTTCTTTTCGGCGCGGCCCGACAGCGGCGTCCGCTGGCGTTGATGCTTCTGTTGGCGGCACTTCAGATTATCATCAACGTCATGTTGCAGTCGCAGTACGGGATGATAGGGGCCGCGATGAGCTTTACGTTGTTCATGGGGTTGGCGGCAGTGATTTCGACCTTGTTCATTCTTATCTTGTATACCGGCGTGTCAGGGTTCTACCAAAGCCTGGCCACCCCGGTTGCGAGCGCGGTCATCGCATTCGGCGCCTATATGATCCTGAACCAAGCGCCGGAAACCTGGCGACTGATCGGGGCACTGGCGGCTTTCTCACTGTCGGCGATAGCGATTCGCGTCAGCTTCCCGAAGCTGACCGGGCATATCGATCTCAGCATTTGA
- a CDS encoding glycosyltransferase family 2 protein has translation MARHSSGHHPFDAALVYSPLAMAWQFRKSCAHHPSAGGLGVSEHISVVIPNWNGERWLPTCLDSLRAQTYTDFRVYVVDNGSIDGSVALMRRDYPEVSIVESAENLGFAGGMNLGFDAARGDILVALNNDVETDPAWLETLAKAMDSRPDIGLAASQLMDFRDRDVIDSVGDWFAPIGLSRKAGAGKRAAGIGDDLMPVQSPCAAASAYRREVLEDISAFDTDFFAYMEDVDLGLRAQIAGYDCAFVPGALVYHIGSATSGGTASAFSIRLTVRNTYQVMLKNLPAPLLPVWIPLTFGMHMAALTLSFLPMSPRWLARNRAALVQGLGAALQEAPRSMRKRRRSRPIRRRGTIAFLQNYWQTRMFHRSI, from the coding sequence ATGGCGCGCCACTCGTCGGGCCATCATCCGTTCGACGCGGCGCTTGTATATAGCCCTTTGGCAATGGCCTGGCAGTTCCGCAAATCGTGCGCTCATCACCCATCGGCGGGAGGGCTCGGGGTGAGCGAACATATCTCCGTTGTCATTCCGAACTGGAACGGGGAGCGCTGGTTGCCCACCTGCCTCGACAGCCTGCGGGCGCAGACCTACACCGATTTCCGGGTCTACGTTGTAGATAACGGGTCGATTGATGGCTCTGTCGCATTGATGCGGCGCGATTATCCAGAGGTTTCCATCGTCGAAAGCGCCGAAAACCTGGGGTTTGCCGGCGGGATGAACCTGGGGTTCGATGCCGCTCGGGGCGATATCCTGGTTGCCCTCAACAATGATGTGGAAACAGATCCCGCCTGGCTGGAAACACTTGCCAAGGCAATGGATAGCAGGCCCGACATCGGGCTGGCGGCATCGCAGCTGATGGACTTCCGCGATCGGGATGTGATCGATTCTGTCGGAGATTGGTTCGCACCGATCGGGCTATCCCGCAAGGCCGGTGCGGGGAAGCGTGCGGCCGGCATCGGCGATGATCTCATGCCGGTTCAGAGCCCTTGCGCCGCGGCCTCGGCCTATCGCCGCGAGGTGCTGGAGGATATCAGCGCGTTCGACACGGACTTTTTTGCATATATGGAAGATGTCGATCTCGGTCTTCGCGCGCAGATTGCCGGGTATGATTGTGCCTTCGTTCCGGGGGCACTGGTCTATCATATCGGCAGCGCAACCTCAGGCGGAACGGCATCTGCCTTTTCGATCCGGCTAACCGTGCGCAACACGTATCAGGTCATGTTGAAGAATCTCCCGGCACCACTTCTGCCAGTCTGGATTCCCCTGACCTTTGGAATGCACATGGCGGCACTGACGCTATCGTTTTTGCCGATGTCGCCACGTTGGTTGGCGAGAAACCGCGCAGCGCTGGTTCAGGGCCTCGGGGCAGCCCTGCAAGAAGCGCCCCGGAGTATGCGTAAGCGCCGTAGATCAAGGCCCATCCGCCGCCGGGGAACCATCGCGTTCCTTCAAAACTATTGGCAGACGCGTATGTTTCATCGCTCAATATAG
- a CDS encoding glycosyltransferase family 4 protein, whose protein sequence is MLVTRMDVGGVPDHVMTLLDGFSDAVHVTLICDHIHKPHEEEARKKGAEIILLPMRRMPGLFSDIRTLVALCRILQDGDFDILHTHMSKAALLGAMIGIVMPSMRVVNTAHNLGYIAMPQRWKKAIFWVYDRVIGSIGIDATVTVSQTVADLALRARLIPARRLHVIRNGIRLAPFARRLAAAPPATDVIPVAVADGPVILTVARLVWFKGIDTLISAMASVRETHPKAHLIIVGDGELRGALSNQAEALGLTDAITFAGERDDVPALLKYSDLFVLPSVSEGLPISLLEAMAASLPIVATRVGGIPELVSESETGQLVNSGDQQALASAISDYLDDPARMKAAGAAGLARLEKHFSQQAMVAQTLALYETLLKTSSHAVVQHG, encoded by the coding sequence ATGCTTGTGACGCGGATGGATGTTGGCGGCGTTCCCGATCACGTCATGACATTGCTCGACGGTTTCTCGGACGCGGTGCATGTCACGCTCATCTGCGACCACATTCACAAGCCGCATGAAGAAGAAGCGCGCAAGAAAGGCGCCGAGATTATCCTGCTTCCGATGCGCAGGATGCCGGGTCTTTTTTCTGATATCCGCACATTGGTGGCCCTGTGCCGAATCCTGCAGGACGGGGATTTCGACATATTGCACACACATATGTCAAAGGCCGCACTGCTCGGCGCGATGATCGGAATCGTCATGCCGTCGATGCGGGTGGTCAACACAGCCCATAACCTCGGCTATATCGCGATGCCGCAGCGTTGGAAGAAGGCGATATTCTGGGTTTATGATCGCGTTATCGGCAGCATCGGGATCGATGCGACCGTGACAGTGTCGCAGACTGTGGCTGATCTGGCGTTGCGAGCTCGGTTGATACCGGCACGGCGACTGCATGTAATCCGCAACGGAATCCGTCTGGCCCCCTTCGCACGCAGGCTCGCTGCTGCGCCGCCGGCAACCGACGTCATCCCGGTGGCGGTGGCAGACGGTCCGGTAATTCTGACAGTGGCCCGGCTGGTTTGGTTTAAGGGGATCGACACGCTGATTTCGGCAATGGCCAGCGTCCGGGAAACCCATCCCAAGGCGCATCTCATCATCGTTGGCGATGGCGAACTGCGTGGCGCGCTGAGCAATCAGGCTGAGGCACTCGGCCTCACTGACGCCATCACCTTTGCAGGCGAACGCGACGACGTGCCCGCATTGTTGAAATATTCTGATCTCTTCGTGTTGCCGTCGGTATCGGAAGGGTTGCCGATTTCTCTTCTCGAAGCGATGGCGGCCAGCCTTCCGATTGTCGCTACCCGGGTGGGTGGCATCCCGGAACTGGTGAGCGAGAGCGAAACCGGCCAGTTGGTGAACAGCGGCGATCAGCAGGCACTGGCGAGCGCGATCTCGGACTATCTTGATGATCCGGCCCGCATGAAGGCGGCGGGAGCGGCCGGACTTGCCCGCCTTGAGAAACACTTCTCCCAGCAAGCGATGGTCGCTCAGACGCTGGCGCTTTACGAAACGCTGTTGAAAACCTCGTCACATGCGGTGGTGCAGCATGGCTGA